The window GCATGAATTGTGCAAAATTCAAGATCTGACCCCAACCCGAGTATACTTTGAGTGTTAACGATATTTAGGCAAACGTACATGACCAAAAAGCTGTTTATTAAAACCTGGGGCTGCCAGATGAACGAGTACGACTCGCAAAAAATGGCTGACCTGTTAGATTCAACCCATGGTTTTGTTGAAGCAAAAGAAGCGGAAGAGGCAGATGTATTACTACTAAACACCTGCTCGATTCGTGAGAAAGCTCAGGAAAAAGTATTCCACCAATTAGGTCGTTGGAAAAACTTAAAAGCGGACAACCCTGATTTAATCATCGGTGTTGGTGGTTGTGTAGCGTCTCAGGAAGGTGATGCTATCCGTCAACGTGCGCCATTTGTTGATATTGTATTTGGTCCACAAACTTTGCATCGTTTACCAGAAATGATCCAACAGGTTACCGGTGAGCACAATCACGTTGTTGATGTCAGTTTCCCGGAAATCGAAAAATTCGATCGCCTACCAGAACCAAAAGCTGAAGGCCCAACGGCATTCGTTTCAATCATGGAAGGTTGCAGTAAATATTGTACGTTCTGTGTTGTGCCGTATACCCGTGGTGAAGAAGTTTCCCGTCCACTCGATGACGTACTTTATGAAATCGCTCAACTTGCGGAACAAGGCGTTCGCGAAGTTAACCTACTTGGTCAAAACGTAAATGCTTACCGTGGTGAAACCCACGATGGCAGCATTTGCCGTTTCTCTGATTTATTGCGTCTAGTGGCAACCATTGATGGTATCGATCGTATTCGTTACACCACATCGCACCCGGTTGAATTCACCGATGATATTATCGATGCCTATGCCGATGTTCCTGAGCTGGTTAGCCATTTGCACCTGCCAGTGCAAAGCGGTAGCGACCGTATTCTGAACATGATGAAACGTGGTCACACCGCCATTGAGTACAAAAGTAAAATCCGTCGCTTGCGTAAAGTTCGCCCGGATATCTGCATGTCATCAGATTTTATCATTGGCTACCCAGGTGAAACCAACGATGATTTTGAAGCTACGATGAACCTTATCAAAGCCATCGATTTCGATATCAGTTTCAGTTTTATTTACAGTGCTCGCCCGGGAACACCGGCCGCGGATGCGGTTGATGATGTGACTGAACAAACCAAGAAGCAACGTCTACAGATTTTGCAAGATCGTATCAATACTCAGGCTCTGTCTATTGCTCGCAAAATGCTGGGCACCGAACAACGTATCCTGGTTGAAGGCCCTTC is drawn from Thalassotalea sp. PS06 and contains these coding sequences:
- the miaB gene encoding tRNA (N6-isopentenyl adenosine(37)-C2)-methylthiotransferase MiaB, translating into MTKKLFIKTWGCQMNEYDSQKMADLLDSTHGFVEAKEAEEADVLLLNTCSIREKAQEKVFHQLGRWKNLKADNPDLIIGVGGCVASQEGDAIRQRAPFVDIVFGPQTLHRLPEMIQQVTGEHNHVVDVSFPEIEKFDRLPEPKAEGPTAFVSIMEGCSKYCTFCVVPYTRGEEVSRPLDDVLYEIAQLAEQGVREVNLLGQNVNAYRGETHDGSICRFSDLLRLVATIDGIDRIRYTTSHPVEFTDDIIDAYADVPELVSHLHLPVQSGSDRILNMMKRGHTAIEYKSKIRRLRKVRPDICMSSDFIIGYPGETNDDFEATMNLIKAIDFDISFSFIYSARPGTPAADAVDDVTEQTKKQRLQILQDRINTQALSIARKMLGTEQRILVEGPSKKNPMELRGRTENNRIVNFEAPHTVIGQFVDVEITDVYSNSLRGKLVRTEDEMGLRIAHSPADILANQHHQVAPDNSADSLGVETYTP